A genomic region of Pseudorca crassidens isolate mPseCra1 chromosome 10, mPseCra1.hap1, whole genome shotgun sequence contains the following coding sequences:
- the ABHD6 gene encoding monoacylglycerol lipase ABHD6 has protein sequence MDLDVVNMFVIAGGTLAIPILAFVASFLLWPSALIRIYYWYWRRALGMQVRYVRHEDYQFCYSFRGRPGNKPSILMLHGFSAHKDMWLSVVKFLPKNLHLVCVDMPGHEGTTRSSLDDLSIDGQVKRIHQFVECLKLNKKPFHLIGTSMGGHVAGVYAAHYPSDVCSLSLVCPAGLQYSTDNQFVQRLKELQESAAVEKIPLIPSTPEEMSEMLQLCSYVRFRVPQQILQGLVDVRIPHNNFYRKLFLEIVSEKSRYSLHQNMDKIKVPTQIIWGKQDQVLDVSGADMLAKSIANCQVELLENCGHSVVMERPRKTAKLIVDFLASVHSTDNDKKLD, from the exons ATGGATCTTGACGTGGTTAACATGTTTGTGATCGCGGGCGGGACGCTGGCCATCCCGATCCTGGCGTTTGTAGCCTCATTTCTCCTGTGGCCTTCGGCACTGATAAGAATCTATTACTG GTACTGGCGGAGGGCACTGGGCATGCAGGTGCGCTATGTGCGCCACGAAGACTATCAGTTCTGTTACTCCTTCCGCGGCAGGCCTGGGAACAAGCCTTCCATCCTCATGCTCCACGGATTCTCTGCCCATAAGGACATGTGGCTCAGCGTGGTCAAG TTCCTTCCAAAGAACCTACACTTGGTCTGCGTGGACATGCCAGGACATGAGGGCACCACCCGCTCCtccctggatgatctgtccatagaTGGACAAGTCAAGAGGATACACCAG TTTGTAGAATGCCTCAAGCTGAACAAAAAACCCTTCCACCTGATAGGCACCTCCATGGGCGGCCACGTGGCTGGGGTGTATGCTGCTCACTACCCATCAGATGTCTGCAGCCTGTCTCTTGTGTGCCCTGCTG GTCTGCAGTACTCAACTGATAATCAATTTGTACAACGGCTCAAAGAACTGCAGGAGTCAGCCGCCGTAGAGAAGATTCCCTTGATCCCATCCACTCCAGAAGAGATGAGTGAAATGCTCCAGCTCTGCTCCTATGTCCGCTTCAGGGTGCCCCAGCAG ATCCTGCAAGGCCTTGTCGACGTCCGCATCCCTCATAACAATTTCTACCGAAAAC TGTTTTTGGAGATCGTCAGTGAGAAGTCGAGATACTCCCTCCATCAGAACATGGACAAGATCAAGGTCCCGACGCAGATCATCTGGGGGAAACAAGATCAG GTGCTTGACGTGTCTGGGGCGGACATGTTGGCCAAGTCGATTGCCAACTGCCAGGTGGAGCTCCTGGAAAACTGTGGGCACTCGGTGGTGATGGAGAGACCCAGGAAGACAGCCAAGCTCATTGTCGACTTCTTAGCTTCTGTGCACAGCACAGACAACGACAAGAAGCTGGACTGA